A genome region from Triticum aestivum cultivar Chinese Spring chromosome 2B, IWGSC CS RefSeq v2.1, whole genome shotgun sequence includes the following:
- the LOC123041515 gene encoding uncharacterized protein isoform X2, whose amino-acid sequence MYTCHGPRIPAMDEQQQFNVNIKEDSRADQEDTLLHLVHHTRLTPGEARAMSSKLLLLLLDAPAVKPPSIPSTATTTTQATAADGITTISSLSQDQLREIFLRLPSLPALVRATLTCRSWLGGVRSSRSFRNLFRTLHPAPLIGIFLDVDEGNVRLFAPFSHSDPSVNQDITLAD is encoded by the exons ATGTATACATGTCATGGACCACGGATCCCAGCCATGGATGAGCAGCAACAGTTCAATGTCAATATCAAG GAGGATTCCCGAGCTGACCAGGAGGACACCCTTCTGCACCTCGTCCACCACACAAG GTTAACACCTGGAGAGGCTCGAGCTATGAGCAgcaagctgttgctgctgctgctggatgCTCCAGCGGTGAAACCTCCGTCGATTCCCTCCACGGCCACTACCACTACCCAAGCTACCGCCGCCGACGGAATCACCACCATATCCTCGCTCAGCCAAGACCAGCTCCGTGAGATCTTCCTCCGACTGCCGAGCCTGCCGGCCCTCGTCCGTGCCACGCTCACTTGCCGCTCGTGGCTCGGCGGTGTCCGCTCCTCCCGCTCCTTCCGCAACCTCTTCCGCACCCTCCACCCGGCGCCCCTCATCGGGATCTTCCTTGATGTCGATGAAGGCAATGTCCGCTTATTCGCCCCCTTCAGCCACTCAGATCCCAGCGTCAATCAGGACATTACACTGGCAGATTAG
- the LOC123041515 gene encoding uncharacterized protein isoform X1, giving the protein MENSCPCLTYLKSSQIHQQHIFYSNNAFNNLTYLYAHFEEETEDICASVASKLYTCIFSYSTCFKLFLFDLVQEDSRADQEDTLLHLVHHTRLTPGEARAMSSKLLLLLLDAPAVKPPSIPSTATTTTQATAADGITTISSLSQDQLREIFLRLPSLPALVRATLTCRSWLGGVRSSRSFRNLFRTLHPAPLIGIFLDVDEGNVRLFAPFSHSDPSVNQDITLAD; this is encoded by the exons ATGGAAAACTCTTGCCCCTGCTTAACATATCTAAAATCTAGTCAAATTCATCAACAACATATTTTTTATAGCAACAATGCATTCAATAATCTGACCTATCTATATGCACACTTTGAGGAAGAAACAGAAGATATATGTGCTTCTGTTGCTTCTAAATTATATACATGTATTTTTAGTTATTCAACATGCTTCAAACTTTTTCTATTCGATTTGGTGCAGGAGGATTCCCGAGCTGACCAGGAGGACACCCTTCTGCACCTCGTCCACCACACAAG GTTAACACCTGGAGAGGCTCGAGCTATGAGCAgcaagctgttgctgctgctgctggatgCTCCAGCGGTGAAACCTCCGTCGATTCCCTCCACGGCCACTACCACTACCCAAGCTACCGCCGCCGACGGAATCACCACCATATCCTCGCTCAGCCAAGACCAGCTCCGTGAGATCTTCCTCCGACTGCCGAGCCTGCCGGCCCTCGTCCGTGCCACGCTCACTTGCCGCTCGTGGCTCGGCGGTGTCCGCTCCTCCCGCTCCTTCCGCAACCTCTTCCGCACCCTCCACCCGGCGCCCCTCATCGGGATCTTCCTTGATGTCGATGAAGGCAATGTCCGCTTATTCGCCCCCTTCAGCCACTCAGATCCCAGCGTCAATCAGGACATTACACTGGCAGATTAG